In one window of Brassica rapa cultivar Chiifu-401-42 chromosome A07, CAAS_Brap_v3.01, whole genome shotgun sequence DNA:
- the LOC103830300 gene encoding photosystem I chlorophyll a/b-binding protein 2, chloroplastic — protein MASLCASSAIAAISSPGFLGGKKLRLNKKLNVPAVSRSGTSVRAVAADPDRPIWFPGSTPPEWLDGSLPGDFGFDPLGLSSDPDSLKWNAQAELVHCRWAMLGAAGIFIPEFLTKIGILNTPSWYTAGEQEYFTDKTTLFVVELILIGWAEGRRWADIIKPGSVNTDPIFPNNKLTGTDVGYPGGLWFDPLGWGSGSPAKIKELRTKEIKNGRLAMLAVMGAWFQHIYTGTGPIDNLFAHLADPGHATIFAAFTPK, from the exons ATGGCTTCTCTTTGTGCTTCTTCTGCCATAGCCGCTATTTCTTCTCCAGG TTTCTTGGGAGGGAAGAAACTGAGGCTGAACAAGAAGTTGAATGTTCCAGCTGTTTCTAGGTCCGGTACGTCGGTGCGCGCTGTGGCAGCGGATCCAGACAGACCAATTTGGTTCCCTGGAAGCACACCTCCAGAGTGGCTTGACGGTAGCCTCCCTGGTGACTTCGGGTTTGATCCTCTTGGTCTTT CATCTGACCCGGATAGTCTAAAGTGGAACGCACAAGCAGAGCTAGTCCACTGCCGGTGGGCAATGCTCGGCGCCGCCGGGATTTTTATCCCGGAGTTTCTAACCAAGATAGGAATCCTCAACACGCCGTCGTGGTACACAGCGGGAGAGCAAGAGTATTTCACCGACAAAACCACACTCTTcgtcgttgagctcatcttaatAGGATGGGCAGAGGGACGTAGATGGGCTGATATCATTAAGCCAGGTAGCGTCAACACTGACCCAATCTTCCCAAACAACAAACTGACGGGGACAGACGTTGGATACCCGGGTGGGTTATGGTTTGACCCGTTGGGTTGGGGATCTGGTAGCCCGGCTAAAATCAAGGAGCTGAGGACTAAGGAGATAAAAAATGGAAGGTTGGCTATGTTGGCAGTGATGGGTGCTTGGTTCCAACACATATACACTGGGACTGGTCCTATTGATAACCTTTTTGCACATCTTGCTGATCCTGGCCACGCCACTATCTTCGCT GCTTTCACACCCAAGTGA
- the LOC103830304 gene encoding pentatricopeptide repeat-containing protein At3g61520, mitochondrial encodes MNTLLSLSRRRNSYYLLNHPRLLRRFSADADPPPGIKPESHESVEARLLENLRKIPHHDWASSETLSSLLATSLPPPAFSQITRRLGSYSLAVSFLSYLDAKSQSLNRREESLSLVFQSAIEFAGSEPDAKDKLLRLYETATEKNIPLTVVATKLLIRWFSRMGMVNQSVLVYERLDSGVKNTQVRNVVIDVLFRNKRVDDAFKVLDEMLCKGSVFRPNRITADIVFHEVWRGRVLKEEEIVGLISRFGSHGVAPNCVWLTRFITSLCRNARTDVAWEVLSGLMKNRAAPLQAPSFNALLTVLGRNMEISRMNDVVVKMDEMKIRPDVVTLGILINTLCKSRRVDEALGVFEEMCGKRTDDGGVIKADSIHFNTLIDGLCKVGRMKEAEELLLKMKTEEGCAPTTVTYNCLVGGYCIAGQLETAKEVVSRMKEDGIKPNVVTLNTLIGGICRHHGVNMAIAFFTDMQREGLKGNVVTYTTLIHAYCSVGNVENAMGLFDQMLEDGCSPDAKIYYALISGLCQARRDHDAVRVVEKLKQSGFSLDLLAYNMLIGLFCDKNNGEKVYEMLTDMEEAKMKPDSITYNTLVSFFCKLKDFESVQKMMENMREDGLHPTVVTYGVIIEAYCSAGDVSEALKLFNDMGSRSKVSPNTVIYNILINAFCKAGNLGQAMSLKEEMKEKMVRPNVETYNALFKCLNEVHQKETLFKLMDEMNQSSCEANQTTVEILMERLTSSDDLIKLKQFMQGYPVGYKVEKNFSFPCL; translated from the coding sequence ATGAATACTTTGCTATCACTTTCCCGGCGCCGGAACTCCTACTATCTCCTCAACCATCCCCGACTCCTCCGTAGATTCTCCGCCGATGCTGACCCACCTCCCGGAATCAAACCGGAGAGCCATGAATCAGTGGAAGCCCGGTTACTAGAGAATCTCCGTAAAATCCCACATCACGATTGGGCTTCAAGCGAGACGCTTTCTTCTCTCCTCGCAACCTCTCTACCTCCTCCAGCATTCTCTCAAATCACCCGCCGTCTCGGATCCTACTCTCTGGCAGTCTCCTTCTTGAGCTACCTCGACGCGAAATCTCAGTCTCTGAACCGCCGCGAAGAGTCTCTATCATTAGTGTTTCAATCGGCTATCGAATTCGCCGGTAGCGAACCCGACGCAAAGGATAAGCTTCTCCGTCTCTACGAGACCGCCACGGAGAAGAACATCCCGCTCACCGTCGTCGCCACTAAGCTTCTCATCAGATGGTTTTCGCGTATGGGTATGGTGAACCAGTCCGTTCTCGTCTACGAACGGCTCGATTCGGGCGTGAAGAACACGCAAGTTCGTAACGTTGTGATTGATGTTTTGTTCAGAAATAAGAGAGTGGATGATGCGTTCAAGGTGCTCGACGAAATGCTTTGTAAAGGATCAGTCTTTCGTCCTAATAGAATCACTGCTGATATTGTTTTCCATGAGGTTTGGAGAGGAAGGGTTTTGAAGGAAGAGGAGATTGTTGGGTTGATTTCGAGGTTTGGTTCTCATGGTGTGGCTCCGAACTGTGTTTGGTTGACTCGGTTTATAACTAGTCTATGTAGAAATGCTCGGACAGATGTAGCGTGGGAGGTTTTGAGCGGTCTGATGAAGAACAGGGCTGCTCCGCTTCAAGCTCCTTCTTTCAATGCGTTGTTGACGGTTTTGGGAAGGAATATGGAGATTAGTAGAATGAATGATGTGGTTGTGAAGATGGACGAGATGAAGATTCGGCCTGATGTAGTGACGTTGGGGATTCTTATTAACACTTTGTGCAAGTCAAGGAGGGTTGATGAAGCTCTGGGAGTTTTTGAAGAAAtgtgtgggaagagaactgatGATGGAGGTGTGATTAAAGCTGATTCGATTCATTTCAACACTCTTATCGACGGGTTGTGTAAGGTGGGGAGGATGAAGGAAGCTGAGGAGCTGTTGTTGAAGATGAAAACGGAAGAAGGTTGTGCGCCAACTACGGTTACTTACAACTGCTTGGTTGGTGGGTATTGCATAGCGGGGCAGCTTGAGACGGCTAAAGAAGTGGTGTCTCGGATGAAGGAGGATGGGATTAAACCCAATGTTGTCACTCTCAATACACTTATCGGCGGAATATGCAGGCACCATGGAGTGAACATGGCGATTGCTTTCTTTACGGATATGCAAAGGGAAGGCTTGAAAGGGAACGTGGTTACTTACACGACGTTGATCCATGCTTACTGCAGCGTTGGTAATGTAGAAAACGCTATGGGACTGTTTGACCAAATGTTGGAAGATGGTTGTTCACCTGATGCAAAGATCTATTACGCTTTGATATCTGGATTGTGCCAAGCTAGAAGAGATCATGACGCGGTTAGAGTGGTGGAGAAACTGAAACAGTCAGGGTTCTCTCTTGATTTGCTGGCGTACAACATGCTTATTGGGCTGTTTTGTGATAAGAACAACGGAGAGAAAGTCTATGAGATGCTAACCGATATGGAGGAAGCAAAGATGAAACCAGATTCCATCACTTACAACACATTGGTCTCGTTTTTCTGTAAACTCAAGGACTTCGAGAGTGTTCAGAAAATGATGGAGAATATGAGAGAAGACGGGTTGCATCCAACCGTTGTGACGTATGGAGTGATAATAGAAGCTTATTGCTCGGCTGGGGATGTAAGCGAAGCGTTGAAGCTATTCAATGACATGGGTTCGCGCTCAAAGGTCAGTCCGAACACCGTGATATACAACATTCTCATAAACGCGTTTTGCAAGGCGGGGAATCTCGGACAAGCTATGTCTCTGAAAGAGGAAATGAAAGAGAAGATGGTGAGACCGAATGTGGAAACTTACAATGCCTTGTTTAAGTGTCTTAATGAGGTGCACCAAAAGGAGACATTGTTTAAGCTAATGGACGAAATGAACCAGTCCTCCTGCGAAGCAAATCAGACCACAGTGGAGATTTTAATGGAGCGTCTCACTAGCTCTGATGATTTGATTAAGCTTAAACAGTTTATGCAAGGTTACCCTGTTGGTTATAAGGTCGAGAAAAACTTCAGTTTTCCGTGTCTTTAG
- the LOC103830302 gene encoding 3-methyl-2-oxobutanoate hydroxymethyltransferase 2, mitochondrial isoform X1, with protein MASSLVSRCSRRAVRTITASRFMSNVPENTVYGGPKPQNPNQRVTLTQLRQKHRKGEPITVVTGYDYPSAVHIDTAGIDVCLVGDSASMVVHGYDTTLPISLDEMLVHCRAVARGAKRPLLVGDLPFGTYESSTNQAVDSAVRVLKEGGMDAIKLEGGSPSRITAAKSIVEAGIAVMGHVGLTPQAISVLGGFRPQGRNIASAVKVVETAMALQEAGCFSVVLECVPPPVAAAATSALHIPTIGIGAGPFCSGQVLVYHDLLGMMQHPHHAKVTPKFCKQYAQVGEVINKALLEYKEEVTKHTFPGPSHSPYKISSNDLDGFLSELQKMGLDKAASDAAASAEKMES; from the exons ATGGCTTCTTCGCTCGTCAGTCGCTGCTCTCGCCGTGCCGTTAGAACCATAACCGCCTCCCGGTTTATGAGCAACGTACCGGAGAATACCGTTTACGGAGGACCCAAACCGCAAAATCCGAACCAGAGAGTGACTCTCACGCAGCTGAGGCAGAAACATCGGAAAGGCGAGCCGATAACCGTCGTCACCGGTTACGACTACCCTTCCGCCGTTCACATCGATACGGCTGGAATCGATGTTTGTCTCGTCGGGGATTCAGCTTCCATGGTTGTTCATGGCTACGACACCACTCTTCCTATCTCCTTGGACGAGATGCTCGTTCACTGCCGCGCCGTTGCTCGTGGAGCTAAAAGGCCGCTTCTTGTCGGTGATTTGCCGTTTGGCACGTATGAGTCCAGCACCAATCAG GCGGTTGATAGTGCAGTAAGAGTGTTAAAAGAAGGAGGAATGGATGCTATTAAACTTGAAGGAGGTTCACCTTCAAGGATCACTGCTGCAAAATCCATTGTGGAAGCAGGGATTGCTGTTATGGGACATGTCGGGTTGACTCCTCAAGCTATCAGTGTTCTTGGTGGTTTCAGACCACAAGGGAGAAACATAGCTAGTGCTGTTAAG GTTGTGGAAACTGCAATGGCTTTACAAGAAGCTGGATGTTTTTCGGTTGTATTAGAATGTGTTCCGCCTCCTGTGGCTGCTGCTGCAACCTCTGCTCTTCATATTCCAACCATTGGCATAGGAGCTGGCCCTTTCTGCAGTGGACAA GTTTTAGTCTACCATGATCTCCTGGGAATGATGCAGCATCCACATCATGCTAAG GTGACTCCAAAGTTTTGTAAGCAGTACGCTCAAGTAGGAGAAGTGATCAACAAAGCACTGTTGGAGTATAAGGAAGAAGTAACCAAACACACGTTTCCAGGTCCTTCTCACAGCCCTTACAAGATCTCCTCAAACGACCTGGACGGGTTCTTAAGCGAGTTACAAAAAATGGGACTAGATAAAGCTGCTTCTGATGCTGCTGCATCAGCTGAGAAGATGGAGTCTTAA
- the LOC103830302 gene encoding 3-methyl-2-oxobutanoate hydroxymethyltransferase 2, mitochondrial isoform X2, with translation MASSLVSRCSRRAVRTITASRFMSNVPENTVYGGPKPQNPNQRVTLTQLRQKHRKGEPITVVTGYDYPSAVHIDTAGIDVCLVGDSASMVVHGYDTTLPISLDEMLVHCRAVARGAKRPLLVGDLPFGTYESSTNQAVDSAVRVLKEGGMDAIKLEGGSPSRITAAKSIVEAGIAVMGHVGLTPQAISVLGGFRPQGRNIASAVKVVETAMALQEAGCFSVVLECVPPPVAAAATSALHIPTIGIGAGPFCSGQVLVYHDLLGMMQHPHHAKVTPKFCKQYAQVGEVINKALLEYKEEVTKHTFPGPSHSPYKISSNDLDGFLSELQKMGLDKAASDAAASAEKMES, from the exons ATGGCTTCTTCGCTCGTCAGTCGCTGCTCTCGCCGTGCCGTTAGAACCATAACCGCCTCCCGGTTTATGAGCAACGTACCGGAGAATACCGTTTACGGAGGACCCAAACCGCAAAATCCGAACCAGAGAGTGACTCTCACGCAGCTGAGGCAGAAACATCGGAAAGGCGAGCCGATAACCGTCGTCACCGGTTACGACTACCCTTCCGCCGTTCACATCGATACGGCTGGAATCGATGTTTGTCTCGTCGGGGATTCAGCTTCCATGGTTGTTCATGGCTACGACACCACTCTTCCTATCTCCTTGGACGAGATGCTCGTTCACTGCCGCGCCGTTGCTCGTGGAGCTAAAAGGCCGCTTCTTGTCGGTGATTTGCCGTTTGGCACGTATGAGTCCAGCACCAATCAG GCGGTTGATAGTGCAGTAAGAGTGTTAAAAGAAGGAGGAATGGATGCTATTAAACTTGAAGGAGGTTCACCTTCAAGGATCACTGCTGCAAAATCCATTGTGGAAGCAGGGATTGCTGTTATGGGACATGTCGGGTTGACTCCTCAAGCTATCAGTGTTCTTGGTGGTTTCAGACCACAAGGGAGAAACATAGCTAGTGCTGTTAAG GTTGTGGAAACTGCAATGGCTTTACAAGAAGCTGGATGTTTTTCGGTTGTATTAGAATGTGTTCCGCCTCCTGTGGCTGCTGCTGCAACCTCTGCTCTTCATATTCCAACCATTGGCATAGGAGCTGGCCCTTTCTGCAGTGG GCAGGTTTTAGTCTACCATGATCTCCTGGGAATGATGCAGCATCCACATCATGCTAAG GTGACTCCAAAGTTTTGTAAGCAGTACGCTCAAGTAGGAGAAGTGATCAACAAAGCACTGTTGGAGTATAAGGAAGAAGTAACCAAACACACGTTTCCAGGTCCTTCTCACAGCCCTTACAAGATCTCCTCAAACGACCTGGACGGGTTCTTAAGCGAGTTACAAAAAATGGGACTAGATAAAGCTGCTTCTGATGCTGCTGCATCAGCTGAGAAGATGGAGTCTTAA
- the LOC103830306 gene encoding proline iminopeptidase — protein sequence MLAIHALLTPIPRRRITIPKLTPFILSPSESSSGLISFYRRRRSHRVITSMAGSGSASTPEHVTEKWFSVPELRLRNHRFSVPLDYSKASPNISVFAREIVAVGKEEQALPYLLYLQGGPGFEGPRPSEAGGWIQRACEEFRVILLDQRGTGLSTPLTSSSMLQFKSASDLADYLAHFRADNIVNDAEFIRVRLVPNAGPWTILGQSFGGFCALTYLSFAPQGLKQVLITGGIPPIGKACTADDVYDAGFEQVVRQNEKYYKRFPEDVEIVRELVIYLAESEGGGVPLPSGGILTPHGLQTLGLSGLGSSTGFERLHYMLERVWDPILVPGSPKRISHFFLNAFETWHSFDTNPLYALLHEAIYCEGDSSRWSAHKLREKVECKFDAVRAAKEGQNVLFTGEMIFPWMFDEIHALKPFKAAADLLAKKEDWPPLYDPATLKTNKVPVAAAVYYEDMYVNFRLVMETASQISSIRLWVTNEFMHSGLRDAGRQILDHLLGMNNGKKPLF from the exons atgttGGCCATTCACGCGCTGCTGACTCCGATTCCTAGGAGGAGGATAACGATTCCAAAGTTGACTCCTTTCATACTCTCTCCATCAGAATCATCCTCCGGTTTAATCAGTTTCTACCGTCGCCGGAGATCTCATCGAGTAATCACTTCCATGGCTGGATCAGGATCCGCCTCCACGCCGGAGCACGTAACAGAGAAGTGGTTTTCCGTGCCGGAGCTCCGGTTGCGTAACCATCGCTTCTCAGTCCCTCTCGATTACTCCAAAGCTTCTCCCAACATCTCCGTCTTCGCTCGAGAAATCGTCGCCG TTGGCAAAGAGGAGCAGGCGTTGCCGTATCTATTGTACTTACAAGGCGGTCCTGGATTCGAAGGTCCAAGACCTAGCGAAGCTGGTGGATGGATCCAACGAGCTTGTGAGGAGTTTCGTGTCATCTTACTCGATCAA AGAGGAACAGGCTTGTCAACTCCTTTGACGTCTTCCTCTATGCTTCAGTTCAAATCAGCTAGTGATTTAGCTGATTACTTGGCTCATTTTCGAGCTGATAATATAGTCAATGATGCTGAGTTTATTAGAGTTCGTCTTGTTCctaacgctggtccttggactattTTGGGTCAG AGTTTTGGTGGCTTCTGTGCGTTGACTTATCTGAGCTTTGCGCCTCAAGGACTTAAACAAGTGCTGATAACCGGAGGAATCCCACCGATTGGTAAAGCATGCACAGCGGATGATGTGTATGACGCTGGTTTTGAGCAAGTTGTTCGTCAGAACGAGAAGTACTACAAGAGGTTCCCTGAAGACGTTGAGATTGTTCGTGAACTTGTAATTTACTTGGCTGAATCTGAAGGCGGAGGG GTACCTCTTCCATCAGGAGGCATCCTCACTCCCCATGGTCTTCAGACTCTTGGTCTTTCTGGTTTAGGATCTAGTACTGGTTTTGAGCGTCTGCATTACAT GTTGGAGAGAGTATGGGATCCTATTTTAGTTCCTGGATCACCAAAGCGTATTAGTCACTTCTTCTTAAACGCT TTTGAGACTTGGCATTCTTTTGATACAAACCCACTCTATGCTCTTCTCCACGAGGCTATATACTGCGAG GGTGATTCATCAAGATGGTCTGCTCATAAATTACGAGAAAAAGTTGAGTGCAAATTCGATGCAGTGAGAGCAGCCAAAGAAGGCCAAAATGTACTCTTCACTGGAGAG ATGATATTTCCATGGATGTTTGATGAGATTCATGCCTTGAAACCATTCAAAGCTGCCGCAGATCTCTTGGCCAAGAAAGAGGACTGGCCTCCATTATACGATCCTGCTACATTAAAAACCAACAAG GTGCCTGTTGCTGCGGCGGTATACTATGAAGATATGTATGTAAACTTCAGGCTAGTGATGGAAACAGCTTCTCAGATTTCGAGTATAAGGCTTTGGGTAACGAATGAGTTTATGCACTCGGGTCTTCGTGATGCTGGAAGACAGATTCTTGATCATTTGTTGGGAATGAACAATGGGAAAAAGCCTCTCTTTTGA
- the LOC103830307 gene encoding reticulon-like protein B6, translating into MAEESEKPVHTEESLMEKIAEKIHDHHDSSSSSDSDHEKPESQSALKAKIYRLFGREKPVHKVLGGGLPADVFLWRDKKLSAAVLGVATAIWVLFELVEYHFLSLVCHILIFSLAAMFLWSNAHAFMKKSPPKIPEIQVKEEHFLLIASALRNELNQAFVILRSIALGRDLKKFLMVVVGLWIISVVGNWFNFLTLVYICFVVLHTVPMLYEKHEDKVDPVAEKTLKELKKHYMVFDEKVLSKIPLASLKAKLG; encoded by the exons ATGGCGGAAGAATCGGAGAAACCTGTGCACACGGAAGAGTCTCTGATGGAGAAGATAGCTGAGAAGATCCACGATCATCACGATTCATCGTCGTCGTCGGACTCTGACCACGAGAAGCCGGAGTCTCAGTCGGCTTTGAAGGCGAAGATATACCGTTTGTTTGGGAGGGAGAAGCCTGTTCACAAGGTTCTCGGTGGTGGCTTGC CCGCCGATGTGTTCTTGTGGAGGGATAAAAAGCTCTCAGCCGCTGTTCTTGGTGTAGCTACTGCCATTTGGGTTCTGTTCGAGTTGGTTGAGTATCATTTCCTGAGTCTTGTGTGTCACATTTTGATATTCTCCCTCGCTGCCATGTTCTTATGGTCTAATGCTCATGCCTTCATGAAAAA GTCTCCACCTAAAATTCCTGAGATCCAAGTTAAAGAGGAACATTTCCTTCTGATTGCTTCTGCATTGAGAAACGAGCTGAACCAGGCCTTTGTTATCCTAAGGAGCATTGCGTTAGGAAGGGACTTGAAGAAGTTTCTGATG GTTGTGGTTGGGCTGTGGATAATCTCGGTTGTGGGCAACTGGTTCAACTTCTTGACTCTTGTCTACATCT GTTTTGTGGTGCTGCATACAGTACCGATGCTGTATGAGAAACATGAGGACAAGGTGGATCCAGTGGCAGAGAAGACGTTGAAGGAGCTGAAGAAACATTACATGGTTTTCGATGAGAAAGTTCTTTCTAAGATCCCTCTTGCTTCCCTAAAAGCAAAGTTGGGTTAG